The Spirosoma sp. SC4-14 DNA window AAAGAGCCGAAAGATGGCCAGCCTGTTACGTACGATAGTACCCCCGATTTCGAAGATTATGGCCTGGGGTGCTTTCTGCTTGCCGGAAGTGAAGTCTATAAACTGCGATAATACGATAAACTAATGTTCTGATAAACAAGAGATCGACCCGTATACCTATGGAAGAAATTGCGTTTACAATGAAGCTCAAGCCGGGCGTTGAAGCCGAGTATAAACGTCGTCATGACGAAATCTGGCCCGAATTAGCGAGCGCCCTAACCAAAGCAGGTATCTGCGATTATTCTATTTACCTCGATTCATCAACCGGAACGCTGTTTGCTGTTCAGAAACGGCTTGATGGACATACTGCCGACCAATTGCCCGAACTACCCGTTATGCAACGATGGTGGCTCTATATGGCTGATCTGATGGATGTTAACCCCGATAATTCACCGGTTGTTCAACGATTAGAGCAAGTGTTTCAGTTGGAATGATTTGTTGAAACCATAGTAAAACGCGCCCATAAGAGAAACCGTCTCCTATGGGCGCGTTCGGTACCTAGCTTACTGGCGGCTTTGTAACCCATCCAGGATAACTTCATATTGCTTTTCAGCGGCATTGTACACATAATGGTATTCGGTTGGATAAAGACCGGCTACCTGAAATTTTTGGGGTTGTTTTATGGCAATCCGTTCGTCGTTTACTTTTTTCAGGAAATCGAGCGTAAACATTGGTTCCAGGAACGTTACTTTCCCATCCAGCGCCCCGTAAATGAATGTTGTTGTAAAGGGCTTTCCCTGAAATTCTCCACTGGTAGGGTCAATCCAGTGGACACCCATCTGAGGAATACCATTATCGCGAATATGGCCCTGTGGTATATAAGCCATATCCGGATTTTTAGTAAAACGAGGGTCGTTGGGCTTAATGCCATCGCGTTCTTCATTCGAGGTGTAGTAAAAGTGACAATCGAAGTGAGGAACATTATAAACGCCATCGGGTTCATGTCCATGAGGCATCCAGCCAAAAGCAATGTGCTTAATCAGCGTTTTATCGGCTTCTTTGGGCGGATATAGAATCCAGTGAGTCATTTCTGTTG harbors:
- the rhaM gene encoding L-rhamnose mutarotase yields the protein MEEIAFTMKLKPGVEAEYKRRHDEIWPELASALTKAGICDYSIYLDSSTGTLFAVQKRLDGHTADQLPELPVMQRWWLYMADLMDVNPDNSPVVQRLEQVFQLE
- a CDS encoding DUF5602 domain-containing protein produces the protein MNLFALVIVAATTLLGPNDAPQSNKKPAPITRYGESARAGNGTIRTFVRVDAQGNPTQVGVAISEAALSSLSTEMTHWILYPPKEADKTLIKHIAFGWMPHGHEPDGVYNVPHFDCHFYYTSNEERDGIKPNDPRFTKNPDMAYIPQGHIRDNGIPQMGVHWIDPTSGEFQGKPFTTTFIYGALDGKVTFLEPMFTLDFLKKVNDERIAIKQPQKFQVAGLYPTEYHYVYNAAEKQYEVILDGLQSRQ